One genomic window of Numida meleagris isolate 19003 breed g44 Domestic line chromosome 1, NumMel1.0, whole genome shotgun sequence includes the following:
- the GTPBP6 gene encoding putative GTP-binding protein 6: MGPGRLSRVLLLHCRRALGAARCPLKPPCSRSLGAAAALRLCAPQRPPGGRTGGRGRWKGAAGAGGDDDNINDDDDGEDDEGEEDGDEEDDAELEELLGPSPLGPEPGAHRVAVVHPAVRWGPKKPLLTTAELQIAEAVALVDTLQNWTILDKIIIPTKNPDKKFIFGKGNFEALTEKIKKMPNVTAVFLNVERISSLTKKELEDAWGVKVFDRYTVVLLIFRCNARTKEAKLQIALAEIPLLRSNLKTEVSHLDQQRGGSRYIMGSGETFMETQNRLLREKELKIRNALEKLRRKRSLLRTQRRKREFPIISVMGYTNCGKTTLIKALTGEAGIQPRDQLFATLDITAHAGYLPSRMTVIYVDTIGFLSDLPHNLVESFSATLEEVAYSDLIVHVRDITHPETVLQKASVLSVLKNLNLPSHLLESMVEVHNKVDLIESYEPTEENALAISALHGHGLEELKEEIEKKILKATGKKILTITVNLQGPQLSWLYKESTVQEVEVMPDDGTARVKVIISNSAFGRYRNLFPSSKFFIP; this comes from the exons ATGGGGCCCGGGCGGCTCTCgcgggtgctgctgctgcactgccgCCGGGCGCTGGGTGCGGCCCGCTGCCCACTGAAGCCGCCGTGCAGCCGCTCCCTCGGCGCCGCCGCTGCCCTCCGCCTGTGTGCTCCTCAGCGGCCGCCGGGCGGGCGGACGGGCGGCAGGGGGCGGTGGAAGGGAGCGGCGGGCGCCGGCGGGGATGATGATAATATTAacgatgatgatgatggtgaaGATGATGAAGGAGAGGAGGACGGGGATGAAGAAGATGACgcggagctggaggagctgctcgGCCCCTCACCGCTCGGGCCGGAGCCCGGCGCGCACCGCGTGGCTGTGGTGCACCCGGCGGTGAGGTGGGGCCCGAAGAAGCCGCTGCTCACCACGG CTGAATTACAGATTGCTGAAGCCGTTGCTCTTGTAGATACCCTTCAGAACTGGACAATTttagataaaataattattcctaCAAAAAATCCTGACAAGAAGTTCATTTTTGGCAAAGGAAACTTCGAGGCTTTGACAG aaaagattaaaaaaatgcccAATGTGACAGCTGTCTTCTTGAATGTGGAAAGAATATCTTCACTAACAAAG AAAGAACTGGAAGATGCCTGGGGCGTGAAGGTCTTTGACAGATACACAGTTGTACTTCTTATTTTTCGTTGTAATGCTCGAACTAAGGAAGCAAAACTCCAGATTGCGTTGGCTGAAATTCCACTCCTCAG GTCAAATCTAAAAACTGAGGTGTCTCATCTAGATCAGCAGAGAGGTGGATCTAGATACATCATGGGCTCAG GTGAAACTTTCATGGAGACACAGAATCGTCtcttgagagaaaaagaacttaaaatTAGGAATGCCTTGGAgaaactaagaagaaaaagatctttGCTCAGAACTCAGCGCAGAAAACGCGAGTTTCCAATTATCTCAGTAATGGGCTATACTAATTGTG ggAAAACTACCTTGATCAAAGCCTTGACAGGGGAAGCAGGAATTCAACCCCGAGATCAACTGTTTGCTACTCTTGATATTACCGCTCATGCTGGCTATCTGCCCTCACGTATGACAGTTATATACGTTGACACTATTGGGTTTCTGTCTGATCTTCCACACAATCTGGTTGAGTCCTTTTCAGCTACATTAGAAGAAGTTGCTTACTCC GATCTGATAGTTCATGTGAGGGATATTACTCATCCTGAAACCGTCCTCCAGAAAGCAAGCGTTTTATCAGTTCTAAAGAATCTTAATCTTCCAAGCCATTTATTGGAATCAATGGTAGAAGTTCATAACAAAGTGGATTTGATAGAAAG CTATGAAcccactgaagaaaatgctttagcCATTTCTGCTCTACATGGGCATGGTTTagaagagctgaaagaagaaatagagaaaaaaattctgaaagctaCGGGAAAGAAGATTCTGACAATTACGGTCAACTTACAGGGACCTCAGCTAAG ttGGCTCTATAAAGAATCAACGGTTCAGGAAGTAGAAGTCATGCCTGATGATGGTACAGCCAGGGTGAAAGTGATCATCAGCAACTCTGCTTTTGGCAGATACAGAAACCTCTTTCCTAGCAGTAAGTTTTTTATACCATGA